A genomic segment from uncultured Erythrobacter sp. encodes:
- the glgA gene encoding glycogen synthase GlgA: MAMKVLSVASEAVPLVKTGGLADVAGALPAALAAQGVEVTTFIPGYPAVLKALGKAKAVHSWDALLGEKARLLVGKIGGYPLLVLDAPALFARPGGPYSDAAGRDWDDNWRRFAAFARAAADIAGGAVKGRSFDLVHAHDWQTGLVPAYLRLAPLKGGQAVPSVITIHNMAFQGYYPAEIFPQLGLPPEAWTVDGVESYGGVGFLKAGMQLADAITTVSPTYAGEIRSVEFGMGLEGLVLARSNRVHGILNGIDTAEWNPAHDPHLAARYTAGKLAARATNKRAVEQEFGLDRDDGPLFVVVSRLTWQKGMDVLETVLDHLVGIGGRLALLGSGDAEIADAFLAAAARHPGRIGVKLGYDEGLSHRLQGGGDAILIPSRFEPCGLTQLYGLAYGCVPVVSRTGGLADTVIDANPAALAAGVATGIQMNAVSHGALAMAVSRAVALYAQPAAWKRLQKNGMRADFSWGASGAAYAGLYRQLLEEQG; the protein is encoded by the coding sequence ATGGCGATGAAAGTCCTGTCGGTCGCGTCAGAGGCGGTGCCGCTGGTCAAGACCGGCGGGCTTGCCGATGTGGCGGGCGCGCTGCCAGCCGCCTTGGCGGCGCAGGGCGTGGAGGTGACGACTTTCATCCCCGGCTATCCGGCGGTGCTCAAGGCGCTCGGCAAGGCGAAGGCGGTCCATTCGTGGGATGCGCTGCTGGGCGAGAAAGCGCGGCTGCTGGTGGGCAAGATCGGCGGCTATCCGCTGCTGGTGCTCGATGCACCCGCGCTGTTCGCGAGGCCGGGTGGGCCATACTCGGATGCTGCGGGCCGGGATTGGGACGACAACTGGCGCCGCTTCGCCGCCTTCGCCCGCGCGGCGGCCGATATTGCGGGCGGGGCGGTGAAGGGCCGCAGCTTCGATCTTGTCCATGCGCATGACTGGCAGACCGGGCTGGTGCCCGCCTATCTGCGTCTCGCGCCGCTAAAGGGCGGGCAAGCGGTGCCGAGCGTCATCACCATCCACAACATGGCGTTTCAGGGTTACTACCCCGCCGAGATCTTCCCGCAGCTCGGCCTGCCTCCAGAGGCGTGGACGGTGGACGGGGTGGAAAGTTACGGCGGGGTCGGTTTCCTCAAGGCCGGAATGCAGCTCGCCGATGCGATCACCACGGTCAGCCCGACCTATGCGGGCGAGATCCGGAGCGTCGAATTCGGGATGGGGCTGGAGGGGCTGGTGCTGGCGCGATCGAACCGCGTCCACGGCATATTGAACGGCATCGACACGGCGGAATGGAACCCGGCACACGATCCGCATCTCGCCGCCCGTTACACCGCCGGAAAGCTGGCCGCGCGGGCGACAAACAAGCGCGCGGTGGAGCAGGAATTCGGGCTCGACCGCGATGATGGCCCGCTGTTCGTGGTGGTCAGCCGGCTCACCTGGCAGAAGGGCATGGATGTGCTCGAAACCGTGCTCGATCACCTGGTCGGGATCGGTGGGCGGTTGGCGCTGCTCGGGTCTGGCGATGCGGAGATTGCCGATGCCTTCCTCGCCGCCGCCGCGCGCCATCCGGGGCGGATCGGTGTGAAGCTCGGCTATGACGAAGGCCTCTCGCACCGCTTGCAGGGCGGCGGGGATGCGATCCTGATCCCGAGCCGGTTTGAACCCTGCGGCCTGACCCAGCTTTACGGCCTCGCCTACGGCTGTGTGCCGGTCGTCTCGCGCACCGGGGGGCTCGCCGACACCGTAATTGACGCCAACCCTGCCGCGCTCGCCGCAGGGGTGGCGACGGGCATCCAGATGAACGCCGTCAGCCACGGCGCGCTCGCTATGGCGGTGAGCCGAGCGGTCGCGCTCTACGCGCAGCCAGCGGCGTGGAAGCGGCTCCAGAAAAACGGGATGAGGGCGGACTTTTCGTGGGGGGCGAGCGGCGCTGCCTATGCCGGGCTTTACCGCCAATTGCTTGAGGAACAGGGATGA
- the glgB gene encoding 1,4-alpha-glucan branching protein GlgB, whose product MKPPASAIAALLDGSHADPFALLGPHEGPEGTFARAILHGAEEAEAFSLKGGKLGTMTRVESAVFEGKLRGKSKPVKYRCRGYGNEWWVTDPYSFGPVLGPMDDFLIAEGTHLRLFDKLGAHVIHHQGADGVHFAVWAPNARCVNLVGDFNGWNGAAHMMRRRVDIGVWEIFIPDIGAGTAYKYRITGPDGTVQPLKADPFAFASELRPKTASIVAVPGKREWGDAAHRAHWASVDPRREAISIYEVHPGSWQRDDNGWFLTWDEMAARLIPYATHMGFTHIEFLPVSEHPYDPSWGYQTTGLYAPSARFGDVEGFARFVDGAHRAGVGVLIDWVPAHFPVDEHGLARFDGTALYEHEDPRLGFHPDWNTAIYNFGRKEVRSFLVNNALFWAEQYHVDGLRVDAVASMLYRDYSRKADEWIPNAEGGRENWEAVEFMRATNRALYGSHAGVMTIAEESTSWPGVSHPAFDEGPRTALGFGFKWNMGFMHDTLQYMARDPIHRKYHHHEITFGLVYAFSENFVLPLSHDEVVHGKGTILGKMSGDDWQQFANLRAYYAMMWGYPGKKLLFMGQEFAQRREWSEERSLDWDLLDSPAHRGVADLIRDLNRLYRTTPALHARDCEGEGFQWLLSDDADNSVFAWLRMAPSEPPVAVIANMTPAFHTAYRLPLPHDGTWAEVLNSDAEIYGGSGKGNMGQVTAADGAAHIVLPPLATIMLQFTG is encoded by the coding sequence GTGAAGCCTCCGGCAAGCGCCATCGCTGCACTGCTCGATGGGTCGCACGCCGATCCTTTTGCGCTGCTGGGGCCGCACGAGGGGCCGGAAGGCACCTTCGCCCGCGCGATCCTGCACGGGGCGGAAGAGGCCGAGGCGTTTTCGCTGAAGGGCGGAAAGCTCGGCACAATGACCCGCGTGGAGAGCGCGGTGTTCGAAGGCAAGCTGCGCGGCAAGTCCAAGCCGGTCAAATATCGCTGCCGGGGGTATGGCAACGAATGGTGGGTGACGGACCCCTACAGCTTCGGCCCTGTGCTCGGCCCGATGGACGACTTCCTGATTGCCGAGGGCACACACCTGCGCCTGTTCGACAAGCTCGGCGCCCATGTGATCCACCATCAGGGCGCAGACGGCGTGCACTTTGCCGTCTGGGCACCCAACGCGCGCTGCGTGAACCTTGTGGGCGATTTCAACGGCTGGAACGGCGCGGCGCACATGATGCGCCGCCGCGTCGATATCGGCGTGTGGGAGATTTTCATCCCCGACATCGGCGCGGGCACCGCCTACAAATATCGCATCACCGGCCCCGATGGCACCGTGCAGCCGCTCAAGGCCGATCCCTTCGCCTTCGCCAGCGAGTTGCGCCCCAAGACGGCCAGCATTGTGGCTGTGCCAGGCAAGCGCGAATGGGGCGACGCCGCCCACCGCGCCCACTGGGCCAGCGTTGATCCCCGGCGTGAGGCGATATCGATCTACGAAGTCCACCCCGGATCCTGGCAGCGCGACGACAATGGCTGGTTCCTGACCTGGGACGAAATGGCCGCGCGCCTGATCCCCTATGCGACCCACATGGGCTTCACCCATATCGAGTTCCTGCCGGTCTCCGAACATCCTTATGACCCGAGCTGGGGCTACCAGACCACCGGGCTCTATGCGCCGTCTGCCCGGTTCGGTGATGTCGAGGGCTTCGCTCGCTTCGTCGATGGCGCGCACCGTGCAGGGGTGGGCGTGCTGATCGACTGGGTGCCAGCGCACTTCCCGGTCGATGAACACGGCCTCGCCCGATTTGACGGCACGGCGCTTTACGAACACGAAGACCCGCGCCTCGGCTTCCACCCCGACTGGAACACCGCGATCTACAATTTCGGGCGCAAGGAAGTGCGCTCTTTCCTCGTCAACAACGCGCTGTTCTGGGCCGAGCAATATCATGTCGACGGGCTGCGCGTGGATGCGGTCGCCTCGATGCTGTACCGCGATTACTCGCGCAAAGCTGACGAGTGGATCCCCAATGCCGAAGGCGGGCGCGAGAATTGGGAAGCGGTGGAGTTCATGCGCGCCACCAACCGCGCGCTCTATGGCTCCCATGCGGGCGTGATGACGATTGCCGAGGAATCGACCTCATGGCCCGGCGTCTCCCACCCCGCCTTCGACGAAGGCCCGCGCACGGCGCTCGGCTTCGGGTTCAAGTGGAACATGGGCTTCATGCACGACACGCTCCAGTACATGGCGCGTGATCCGATCCACCGGAAGTATCACCATCACGAGATCACCTTCGGGCTGGTCTATGCCTTCAGCGAAAACTTCGTCCTGCCGCTGAGCCATGACGAGGTGGTGCACGGCAAGGGCACGATCCTCGGCAAGATGAGCGGCGATGATTGGCAGCAATTCGCCAATCTGCGCGCCTACTATGCGATGATGTGGGGCTATCCCGGCAAGAAGCTGCTGTTCATGGGGCAGGAATTCGCCCAGCGCCGCGAATGGAGCGAGGAGCGTAGCCTCGACTGGGATCTGCTGGACTCCCCCGCACATCGGGGCGTGGCCGATCTGATCCGGGACTTGAACCGCCTTTACCGAACCACGCCTGCGCTCCACGCCCGCGATTGCGAGGGTGAGGGGTTCCAATGGCTCCTCTCGGACGATGCCGACAATTCTGTGTTCGCCTGGCTGCGCATGGCGCCGAGCGAGCCGCCAGTCGCGGTGATCGCCAATATGACGCCCGCGTTCCACACCGCCTACCGCCTGCCGCTGCCGCATGACGGCACATGGGCCGAAGTGCTGAACAGCGACGCGGAAATCTACGGCGGCAGCGGCAAGGGCAACATGGGGCAAGTCACAGCCGCTGACGGCGCGGCACATATCGTGCTGCCGCCGCTCGCCACGATAATGCTGCAATTCACAGGATAA
- a CDS encoding alpha-D-glucose phosphate-specific phosphoglucomutase, translated as MITTVATTPFDGQKPGTSGLRKKVRVFQQPDYAENFIQSVFDVAERPAGSTLVIGGDGRFYNRTVIARAIQMAAANGYARVLVGQGGILSTPAASHVIRKYGASGGLILSASHNPGGPDEDFGIKYNIANGGPAPEAVTEAIYARTKTIDRWMMVEGEAVDLDRIGTSHVGAMAVEVIDSVADYADLMEELFDFDAIRAAVRGGLSMAFDAMHAVTGPYAHEILERRLGFAAGTVRNGVPLEDFGGHHPDPNLVHAAELYGLMMSPAAPSIGAASDGDGDRNLIIGKGVFITPSDSLAMLAANAHLAPAYAGGLKGIARSMPTSTAADKVAEALGIPAWETPTGWKFFGTLLDAGKATICGEESAGTGSDHVREKDGLWAVLLWLNILAVTGKPVMQIATEHWARFGRNYYARHDYEAIETARANALMAALEGSLAALPGQSFGPLTVAAADQFAYVDPVDGSESRNQGVRVMFACGSRIVFRLSGTGTEGATLRVYLERYEAPEGRLAEETPAMLADLIAAAEAIAGIAAHTGRTAPDVVT; from the coding sequence ATGATCACCACCGTCGCGACGACGCCGTTCGACGGCCAGAAGCCCGGCACATCGGGCCTGCGCAAGAAGGTGCGGGTGTTTCAGCAGCCGGATTATGCCGAAAACTTCATCCAGTCTGTGTTCGATGTGGCGGAACGGCCAGCCGGATCGACGCTGGTGATCGGCGGCGACGGCCGGTTCTATAACCGCACAGTGATTGCGCGGGCGATCCAGATGGCGGCGGCCAATGGCTATGCCCGCGTGCTGGTGGGGCAGGGCGGCATCCTCTCGACCCCCGCCGCCAGCCACGTGATCCGCAAATACGGCGCGAGCGGCGGGTTGATCCTTTCGGCCAGCCACAATCCCGGCGGGCCGGACGAGGATTTTGGCATCAAGTATAACATCGCCAACGGCGGCCCCGCGCCCGAGGCTGTGACCGAGGCGATCTACGCCCGCACCAAGACCATCGACCGCTGGATGATGGTGGAGGGCGAGGCGGTTGATCTCGACCGGATCGGCACTTCGCACGTTGGCGCAATGGCGGTCGAAGTGATCGATTCCGTCGCCGACTATGCCGACCTCATGGAAGAGCTGTTCGATTTCGACGCGATCCGCGCCGCGGTGCGCGGTGGTTTGTCGATGGCCTTTGATGCGATGCACGCGGTGACCGGGCCCTACGCCCACGAAATCCTCGAACGCCGCCTGGGCTTTGCCGCGGGCACGGTCCGCAATGGCGTCCCGCTGGAGGATTTCGGCGGGCATCACCCTGACCCGAACCTTGTCCACGCAGCTGAACTTTATGGCCTGATGATGTCCCCCGCCGCCCCGAGCATTGGCGCGGCGTCGGACGGGGACGGGGACCGCAACCTGATCATCGGCAAGGGCGTTTTCATCACGCCTTCGGATTCGCTGGCGATGCTGGCGGCGAACGCGCACCTCGCGCCGGCCTATGCCGGGGGGCTGAAGGGCATCGCCCGGTCGATGCCGACCAGCACGGCGGCGGACAAGGTGGCCGAGGCGCTGGGCATTCCGGCGTGGGAGACGCCAACGGGGTGGAAGTTCTTCGGCACATTGCTCGACGCTGGCAAGGCCACGATTTGCGGCGAGGAAAGCGCCGGGACTGGCAGCGATCACGTGCGCGAGAAAGACGGGCTGTGGGCGGTCTTGCTATGGCTCAACATCCTCGCCGTGACGGGCAAGCCGGTGATGCAGATCGCCACCGAGCACTGGGCGCGGTTCGGGCGCAATTATTACGCGCGGCATGATTACGAGGCGATCGAGACGGCACGGGCGAACGCGCTGATGGCGGCGCTGGAGGGCTCGCTGGCGGCCTTGCCGGGCCAGAGCTTCGGGCCGCTGACTGTCGCTGCCGCCGATCAGTTCGCCTATGTCGATCCGGTCGATGGTTCGGAAAGCCGCAATCAGGGCGTGCGGGTGATGTTCGCCTGCGGATCGCGGATCGTGTTCCGCCTGTCGGGAACGGGGACGGAAGGCGCGACCTTGCGGGTCTATCTCGAACGCTATGAGGCGCCGGAGGGGCGGCTCGCCGAGGAAACCCCTGCCATGCTCGCCGACCTGATCGCCGCGGCCGAGGCCATTGCCGGGATCGCCGCACACACCGGGCGGACGGCGCCTGATGTGGTGACGTGA
- the glgC gene encoding glucose-1-phosphate adenylyltransferase produces MIERTSGRPLARDAMAYVLAGGRGSRLMELTDRRAKPAVYFGGKSRIIDFALSNAINSGIRRIGVATQYKAHSLIRHMQRGWNFMRPERNESFDILPASQRVSENQWYEGTADAVFQNIDIIAAHAPKYMVILAGDHIYKMDYELMLQQHVNSGANVTVGCLVVPRMEATGFGVMHVDGADNITAFVEKPKDPPGIPGDEGMALASMGIYVFNTDFLFEQLRRDADDPASSRDFGGDIIPYIVKHGKAVAHRFTNSCIRAAEEIEEYWRDVGTLDAYFEANLDLTDTVPKLNLYDRDWPIWTDAVVAAPAKFVHDEDGRRGFAVSSLVSGDCIISGSEVRRSLLFTGVKIGSYSNVNEAVILPYCNIGRGARLSKVIIDSGVRIPEGMVIGEDPVLDAQRFRVSEKGVVLVTRDMMAKL; encoded by the coding sequence ATGATTGAGAGGACTTCGGGCAGACCGCTCGCACGTGATGCAATGGCCTATGTGCTGGCGGGCGGACGCGGCAGCCGGTTGATGGAACTGACCGACCGGCGCGCGAAACCGGCGGTCTATTTCGGCGGCAAGTCGCGGATCATCGACTTCGCCCTGTCGAACGCGATCAACTCCGGCATCCGCCGCATCGGGGTCGCCACGCAATACAAGGCGCACTCGCTGATCCGCCATATGCAGCGCGGCTGGAACTTCATGCGGCCCGAACGCAACGAAAGCTTCGACATCCTCCCCGCCAGCCAGCGCGTGTCGGAAAACCAGTGGTATGAAGGCACCGCCGATGCCGTGTTCCAGAACATCGACATCATCGCCGCCCACGCACCCAAGTATATGGTGATCCTTGCGGGCGATCACATCTACAAGATGGACTACGAATTGATGCTGCAACAGCACGTCAATTCGGGCGCGAATGTCACGGTCGGCTGTCTGGTGGTGCCGCGCATGGAGGCGACCGGCTTCGGCGTGATGCACGTCGACGGCGCGGACAACATCACCGCCTTTGTTGAAAAGCCCAAAGACCCGCCGGGCATTCCGGGGGACGAGGGTATGGCGCTCGCTTCGATGGGGATTTACGTCTTCAACACCGATTTCCTGTTCGAACAGCTTCGCCGCGATGCCGACGATCCCGCGTCCAGCCGCGACTTTGGCGGGGACATCATCCCCTATATCGTCAAGCACGGCAAAGCGGTCGCCCACCGCTTCACCAACAGCTGCATCCGCGCCGCGGAAGAAATCGAGGAATACTGGCGCGATGTCGGCACGCTGGATGCCTATTTCGAGGCGAACCTCGACCTCACCGACACGGTGCCCAAGCTCAACCTCTATGACCGCGACTGGCCGATCTGGACCGACGCCGTCGTCGCCGCGCCCGCGAAGTTCGTGCATGACGAGGACGGACGGCGCGGCTTTGCCGTATCCTCGCTGGTGTCGGGCGATTGCATCATTTCCGGCTCCGAAGTGCGCCGCAGCCTGTTGTTCACCGGGGTCAAGATCGGCAGCTATTCCAACGTCAACGAAGCGGTGATCCTGCCCTATTGCAACATCGGGCGCGGAGCGCGGCTCAGCAAGGTCATCATCGATTCCGGCGTGCGCATCCCCGAAGGCATGGTGATCGGCGAAGACCCGGTGCTGGATGCGCAGCGCTTCCGCGTGTCGGAAAAAGGCGTGGTGCTCGTCACCCGCGACATGATGGCAAAGCTGTAG